Proteins encoded by one window of Roseibium sp. Sym1:
- a CDS encoding ATP-binding protein has translation MRLTGPRKADFEAFSERHGLSARLKALAGPVKPLTHVYKAVSRIMYRVMPKGLFTRTFLIIVAPIVILQSVLVFVFMERHYQLVSQRMSEAVVREIAAVVYVLENYPHDDEYTRVEELASRALGMSMTIMPLEPLPPPAPKPFFDVIDQELSKAISQKIGKPFWIDTVGRSRFVEIRIQLEDSILRIFTRRSQTYASNSHIFLVWMFSTSAVLVIIALLFLRNQIRPIVRLANAAEAFGRGRPVENFRASGAREVRRASLAFIDMRRRIERQIEQRTTMLAGVSHDLRTILTRLRLQLTFLAETPEREAMRKDVDEMSHMLEDYLAFASGDGDEDIQQTDMALLLEELEEEAEISGHDLKTRYDGPPEIELKRLSMKRCLSNLITNGFKYGSSVELAGTLKSGDWLEITVDDDGPGIPEDQRELAFRAFHRLDLARNMDESGSGLGLAIARDIARGHGGDLYLEDSPLGGLRARIRIPA, from the coding sequence ATGCGACTGACCGGCCCCCGAAAGGCGGATTTCGAAGCCTTTTCCGAAAGGCATGGCCTGTCGGCCAGGTTGAAAGCGCTTGCCGGACCGGTCAAACCGCTCACCCACGTCTACAAGGCCGTCTCCAGGATCATGTACAGGGTGATGCCGAAAGGCCTGTTCACCCGCACATTCCTGATCATCGTCGCTCCGATCGTGATCCTTCAGTCGGTGCTGGTGTTCGTGTTCATGGAGCGGCACTACCAGCTGGTCTCGCAGCGCATGTCGGAGGCCGTGGTCCGCGAGATTGCCGCCGTCGTCTACGTCCTTGAGAACTACCCGCACGACGACGAATACACCCGGGTCGAGGAGCTTGCCTCGCGGGCGCTCGGCATGTCCATGACCATCATGCCGCTCGAGCCGCTTCCACCACCGGCCCCAAAGCCCTTTTTCGATGTCATTGACCAGGAACTGAGCAAGGCGATCAGCCAGAAGATCGGCAAACCGTTCTGGATCGACACGGTCGGCCGGTCCCGCTTCGTGGAGATCCGCATCCAGCTGGAGGATTCGATCCTGCGGATCTTCACCCGGCGCAGCCAGACCTATGCCTCAAATTCGCACATTTTCCTGGTCTGGATGTTTTCGACCTCCGCGGTACTGGTGATCATCGCGCTGTTGTTCCTGCGCAACCAGATCCGGCCGATCGTGCGCCTCGCCAATGCGGCCGAAGCCTTCGGCAGGGGCCGCCCGGTCGAGAACTTCCGGGCCAGCGGGGCCCGCGAAGTTCGCCGGGCCAGCCTGGCCTTTATCGACATGCGCCGCCGCATCGAGCGCCAGATCGAACAGCGCACGACCATGCTCGCCGGGGTCAGCCATGACCTTCGCACCATTCTCACCCGCCTGAGGCTGCAGCTCACGTTTCTTGCAGAGACGCCGGAACGCGAAGCCATGCGCAAGGACGTGGACGAAATGAGCCACATGCTGGAAGACTACCTTGCCTTTGCCAGCGGCGACGGTGACGAGGACATCCAGCAGACCGACATGGCCCTGCTTCTGGAAGAGCTGGAGGAAGAAGCTGAGATTTCCGGCCATGACCTCAAGACCCGCTATGACGGTCCGCCCGAGATCGAGCTGAAACGGCTGTCGATGAAACGCTGCCTGTCCAACCTGATCACCAATGGTTTCAAATACGGCAGCAGCGTTGAACTTGCCGGCACGCTTAAGAGCGGCGATTGGCTGGAGATCACGGTGGACGATGACGGCCCCGGGATTCCGGAAGACCAGCGCGAACTCGCCTTCCGCGCCTTCCATCGGCTGGATCTTGCCCGGAACATGGACGAATCCGGCAGCGGCCTCGGCCTCGCCATCGCCCGCGACATCGCCCGTGGCCATGGCGGCGATCTATACCTGGAAGACAGTCCTCTCGGCGGCCTCAGGGCCCGGATCCGGATCCCGGCCTGA